The following proteins are encoded in a genomic region of Serinus canaria isolate serCan28SL12 chromosome 13, serCan2020, whole genome shotgun sequence:
- the NEUROG1 gene encoding neurogenin-1, with product MPAEAPSSGDGAEPSAPRERRRRRGRARARTEALLHTLKRSRRVKANDRERNRMHHLNAALDELRSVLPTFPDDTKLTKIETLRFAYNYIWALSETLRLAEQCLPPPPAFRGAAAPPSPGSDAGSWLSSASPSAPSLCASASGPSSPATSEDCAYAPADSLRGFRGLPAGPGAPLR from the coding sequence ATGCCCGCCGAGGCGCCCAGCAGCGGCGACGGCGCGGAGCCCAGCGCTCCGCGGGAGCGGCGGAGACGGCGCGGCCGTGCGCGGGCGCGGACCGAGGCGCTGCTGCACACGCTGAAGCGCAGCCGGCGGGTCAAGGCCAACGACCGGGAGCGGAACCGCATGCACCACCTCAACGCCGCCCTGGACGAGCTCCGCAGCGTCCTGCCCACCTTCCCCGACGACACCAAGCTCACCAAGATCGAGACCCTGCGCTTCGCCTACAACTACATCTGGGCCCTCTCCGAGACCCTCCGCCTGGCCGAGCAGTGcctcccgccgccccccgccttccgcggggccgccgcgccCCCCAGCCCCGGCAGCGACGCGGGGTCCTGGCTGTCCAGCGCCTCCCCGTCCGCCCCCTCGCTCTGCGCCTCCGCCTCCGGCCCCAGCAGCCCCGCCACCTCCGAGGACTGCGCTTATGCGCCGGCCGACAGCCTAAGGGGCTTCCGCGGGCTGCCCGCCGGCCCGGGCGCGCCTCTCCGCTAG